The genomic region gattttggaagccaaactttgttcaccctttcttcaacctacTAGAAAAAAATCtattgtttgcaacacaaatgaggagaaatgagcaacgttaatgttttaaaactcacttttagggttatgttttaattttttatgtggtggattTGGAAAAAACCACCTTTTTGGGCCACCAGACCCACGAGTTTGACTTGGGTCTGCTTGGGTCTGCCCAGGTTCGACCAAGGTCTGCCCAAGTCCGTCCTGGCATGAACCACACCTGTGAATTACAGACCTTGATTGGACCACAAGCGGACCGGACCAAGACCTTGGACTGGATCAGACCAGGACCAGGGGGGCAAACCCTACAACCTAGCTTAGGAAAAAATATGTGTATAGATATCTTCATTACAAAGAAGCCCATAAAAAATAAGCTGCATTGcttatataaaacatatatatgtatatatatgtatatacatacacatatacattgcatgcacacacatatatacatacatacatgtgtatgtgtatgtgtatgtgtgtgtctgaatatgtatatacatagcatatatgcatacacacacacctacatacatacatatatatagatttatatacattatacatatataaatatacatgtgtgtgtgttgtGTTATATAACTTTGCTAAGTCTGAAGCCAGTAATCCAGCTAGTCCAGGGGGACCATTCCCTGCCTGATAGACCGTCCCTGCTCGGTCTAATCTAAGGAAAAAATTGTTCATCATAATTAAGCAATCCTCATAGAATTTCATtttatagaaagacatctcatatcAATTATGATCTACTCATtgaattttttatctaatattacaAACATTAGAAAGGAATTCTACTTCAATTGATTTTGAAGCAACCTAAATATcatattatcacataaaattgatcaaatatatatataaatataatatgttTAAAAACCACTTTAAAATATTTTAGCTTTACACCTAACTaactttatttaattttattttattttattttacaatcaataaattattttaataattaaaaaattatcacGAATTTTTTCCATACAATTTGATTTGATCACAATAGTGAACATGTTGATAGGTGTGGATGTTGCTGCGgcagctaaactggctccaaaactgCATGTCAATAACAagaaaagtcaataacacgaattttttcaaaaattacaaaTTGTTGATCGTGATCAGCAGAATTAGCTGCGgcattgatttttagaaaattttcgaaaaaatcaaTAACACGAACTTTATAACCCTGTTTTGAAGCCAATTAAACTGCATCCAGGATGTTATTGTACCTACTTTACTTTACAGAGTCATATATTTACCAAGTTATATGAGAGGCATGTCTTCTTATGCGTCATAAAAAATTTGCTAAAATATGATTGAATAGGAGCTTCCATTGAGGGCTGGAATGCCAGTAGCAGAAACTTGAAACTGACATATAGATTCCTGAGTTTAAGGAAATAGGTCATAAGGGAAATGAGTAACTTGTTAATGCAATCATGGGGGGCTTCCATTGAGGGCTGGAATGCCAGTAGCAGAAACTTGAAACTGACATATAGATTCCTGAGTTTAAGGAAATGTTGGTCATAAGGGAAATGAGTAACTTGTTAATGCAATCATGGGATCAAGGAAAGCTGAACTTGTGCTTAGTAATAAAAAAAGATGGCATTCAAATTGCTCTGAACTTGTAACAGTCTAGAAGCTTAAACAAAATGTACATGGTGCAGTATACCTGGTCTGTCTAACTGATGAAACTGAAGCCTTCCAGAGGCACCTACATGTTGGCTGAATTCTTGGTTGAAATTTGTCTACCGCCATATCCATGGTTTGAATGCAAAACTTTCTCACTTGTATTAGTGGAAACAAACTGCTACATTTTCTCAACTATTGCAGAGAAAAAGAGTTATCTGATCTTGAGTCCTAATTACAAATACAAGACAAGGAGCAGTTCTTAAGACACAGCCCTGTTGATCTTAAGGTTTACTTATATGGTCTGAATGGGTGTTTAAACCTGCAAATGAAGTTGATATTGTTTCTTTTTCCCTGCCTCTCATATCCCAATCTTGTTGCATTAAACATTCCTAATTGTTCtagaacattctaaatcagataaaATCATGCTAGAAAGTACTCCCAAAGAGAATCGCTCTTGGACATTTTCTAGAAGCCAATTTTACAATTTCCCTTCAAAATGAGGTTAAGGATGACTTGATAGAAGTATCTATCCAACAAAATTATAGGCATCTTGATAGGAACCCACTATGAAAAATCATTTATAGGATTCTTGGTGGGCCATTGGAACCCTTCAGATGTTAATGGAAGGTCAGGGTGAGTCTTAACCTTAAAAGCATTCAAGGAATTCATGTTTTTTTTAATGAACATAGCTATTGAAAGATAGGTATTACTAGAGGAATCAACGCAATGAAACAGGGAGAATCAAAAAGTGATTGAAGAATTGAATCTCTTGCTTCAGAACTTATTCTCCTTAAAAGGAAAGATAAGGGGAATAGAATCTCTTACTTTAGAATTTATTTCTTTTAAAGATAAGGGGAATAGAATCTCTCAATTTAGTATCTATTGTTAAGAGAAGCATAAATGCTTGTTCTATTCTTCATCTGCCATTATTCAACTAGAATGAGAATTGTATATAAGAGATTAGACTGAATAGAATTCACATACTATCGTGTGCATGCAGCCATGTTTTCACAAATGATGGCATTTGTATATCCTGAAGTCCCCCAAGACTATAAACTAGCTGTGGAAAATTGTAGAAGAAAATTGCGAGGATTAATACAAGGTATGTATATGTAAATACACTAAGGCTATTGATTTTCACAGAGGTGGTTTTCTTATTCTTATAACAAGTTATTATTATAATAAGTTATCTCATTACTCACTGTCTCATTGCAGAACAACATTGTGCTCCTCTAATTTTACGCCTAGCGTGGGTTTTTACATCCTCTCCATATAACTATTTTCATTTGTAAATTAGTTGGGGataaatgtatatattatataAGATTTTCACAATTTGTAAGTTTTAAATGATTCTGTTTTTGGATTGGATAGTGTCTGAGTTTTTTTAGCGACATTTCAATCACATTCTGTGATCTATCATCAAAATGTAAGAGAGCCTAGAGAGAAATGATGatagatcacaaagtgtgatccctAATAAAAACTCGAATCCAAAAACAGAATCATTTATTAAACCACTATAGATATTTTCTTCTCTCTTATCATAGTTTTTCATATGTTCATTGAATAATTAGGTGGCATTCTGCTGGGACTTATGACATTCAAAGCAAAACTGGAGGGCCTTTTGGAACTATCAGAAACAAGGGCGAGCTATCTCATGCTGCAAATGCAGGACTTGATAATGCAGTGAAGTTGTTGGAGCCTATCAAAGAGCAGTTCCCTTCAATTAGTTATGCAGACTTTTATCAGGTTTATGCCAACAAATCTTGAAAAGTACAATGATTGTCTTCttttgatttgggttgcaaagatagatgtgtgtttgttgttgtcacAGTTAGCAGGTGTTGTAGCTGTTGAAGTGACAGGAGGACCTTCAATACCTTTCCATCCTGGAAGAGTGGTAATATTATTTTATCTAGTTAGTCTAACATCTTGAACATGATTTCTTGCTGGGTATATATTGGGTGAGACTATACTGAAAGAGGTGAAACTTtcgaattaaataattaaagatattaagttttcatgatttatattgttgtttagtatttttttttggAATTGATTGTACTTTTTGATTCATCATTAAGATGATGAAAGTGCTAGATGAAAGTGCTAGAGAAGAAATTGTCATGCATTTTCATGGgcatgttaattaaataattgttaagCATTTTCATaaacatgtttatatttttttgaaGTTAAATTTAATTGTCATGTAATctaattttttatgtttattatattatgatattatttaCATGTTTGTGATCATATGTTTCTTCAAATTAGAACACCTTGAAACATATCTTAAATGGGATGCAATTTTAATTATGTGATACAGGATCAATATGAAAGTCCTGAAGAAGGTAGATTGCCAAAGGCCACTGGAGGTAACAAATTTAATGTGTGTTTTTGTTGAGGTGTATTCTATGCTCCACAAGGAGATTAATACTATCTTTTTGCAACTACTAGCTAATTTGTGTAGGGTATTTTGATGATGTACTCAGGTTTAGACCACCTCAGAATAGTTTTCCAGAGAATGGGGTTGGATGATAAGGATATAGTAGCACTATCAGGGGCTCACACATTGGTAACATCTtatctttttaatattttatatgaaGTCATAAACTAATTATACAAAATGATAAACTAATTAAATCAGTGGCTTGGAAAAGATTATAGATGCAATAAGCCATTTTTATAACCCTCAATATATATATGGGACTTGATCCAAATGGGACTTGATCCAAATTGGAATGAGAATTACAAGATATAGTGTCATGTTGCCATTGAAACACATGGGTTAGGGTCTAATTCAAATATTATGAGAACATCATTGTCTTGTTTGAAAATGggattttatttgtattttaattATCATAAATTATTACAACAGGGAAGATGTCATAGAGAAAGGTCTGGATATGAAGGATCATGGACAAAAAATCCATTGATATTCGATAACTCCTATTTCAAGTAATACTTAAAATTAAAGTTTTTACTTTTAATTGTTATGTaatttatttttgtgatttttttttttacaatcatcctatgaaatatttaattagtttatttatgaTAAGCTAAGATTGTAAAGTGAATTCATATTAACCATCAATTGATGATCAGAGAACTCATAACAAGCCAAAGTAAAGAATTGATCCAACTTCCTTCAGACAAAGCTCTTTTACAAGATCCTATATTTAGTAAATATGTTCATCTATATGCCAAGGTACTCATTCTTGAATTCATATTAAATTATATGAAATCAAAATTTTATGTAGGCTTACAAAAAAAGTCATTCCCTTATTGGTGCAGGATGAGAATGCATTCTTTACTGACTATGCAGTGGCTCATCTCAAGCTCTCCGAATTAGGGTAAATAATATTGTTCATATTATTGTAGATATTCTCACTATAGTATTTATTAACATTCACAAGCATATATATTTTATCAAAtagaaattataatattttttattgaaagaggataaagatgaaaaatatatatatcattaaCACCCACAAGCATTTATGATTCATTGAATAGAAACTATAATAACTTTCATTGGaggagaaagatgatgaaaaaaaatAACCATTCAatctaatataataaaatatgaatACCCACAAAGTAGTCTATAATCCCTCTTTAGATAAatcttaaattaaattattataatattttaaaaaataacatttaccactttatatttttaattaaatatgaataaataataataattttagtaaACAATATATAAGTTTAAATTGTTTTTCTAtagataatattataattatataaaaacattaaatataaataaaataaaataacttgtaagtaaatctatttatagattatttatataatatataaatataaagtaATTTTTTTAATATGTAAAATAATATTACTTTCAAATATATATGAAAAAGATATTCCAAGGTAGAGGCTTGGCAATTCTTgcaatctaaaaaaaaattaatagttatATATCATtaattttcaaataattaaaatttataattaaaaataaaataacatttttaattctatttacaattttatatatatgtctatagaatttaatttttgtttattttttattattaaaataaattatatttttttttttctaaatttattaATCTAAACTATTTAAATATTTCATGTTTCACAGGTGGAAGTGTGGGAAGTGGGGGCGAGTATTGTGTGGGATATGCATATAGTCAAGTTCCAAAATTTCAAGTCCATatgatcaaatatgatgccacatcaacatgcatttttgtgaaggtgtccaaaatgATCCCAAATTGTCATAAGATCCAtaggtgtgcactaagtcatgtttacttgtgtgcagatgtggcatcacatcattggttattttttgaattttagaggtactttTTTGGGGGAAaagcattgacatgacatttttagaGCACCACTATTGGTCTTATTTTGTCTATGTACTATAACATGTATTGGCTCCTCTCCCCTAATGATTTGAAGCGTCGAAGAGTTATTTGTCTATATTGTTTTAAATATAGTTCAAATTGAattcttaaaataataatgttCTAATATGttatatatattgatatagtttaattagtgtataaagaaaaataataataattttaaaatattttaatgatttatttttattaaaatataaaaaaattaatatcaatTGTAACATTATTGTGCTTATTATTAATCATGTGAGTTTtagatattttcaaatttaaatatatattcacAATTAAATTGTTTATCTTATtattaatttgattaaaaaaattattaaaaatattttgtaaagaaataatgattaaatttaaataaatcacCAACATTAACCaatattacaaaaaatatatatatataaaagaatcatatatatcataataaaaaaaaacaattaaatataatataatattcacTAAATCCACACTACAAACCACTGACCCAAACATTATATTATTacacaagagaaagagagagaaatatcAATAGTTTTCAATAACTATTAACCCCAAACACATGAATCCATCAAGGGCTCCATGTGACCTCGTGCAATCTCTCATCCTAAATGCACAATTTGACTTCACCTTGTTATTTTTCCTTATGTAACCCATTTAATAATCATAATTCCAATGTTATATGCAACATTATATAGGATAAATAAACCTAAAAATTAAGAAAGGCATCCCGGAGAGTGGGTGGATCTTATAAATTATAAGAATATTGTAATATTCTTATACAAGGTATCTGATCCACCTAgttaacaacaataataatattatGCAAGATCTATATCACACTTTTCAAAAATTCTCCCACTTTTATAAACTACATCaaggacaaataaataaattaaaatagtcACTATGGGATAAATTCATGTTGGTAAGAATGGGTGCAAATCAAGGGTTTGAGCCCAAgttatttagtttttttaattatatttcaaaatgAGCAATAAAAGGAAGATCGGATATATGTTGTGAGATATTTAGAAGGTTGCAAAAAATATTCATAAATATAATTGATAATATTTAACTACTAATATGCACATCATGTTTTAGGCTAatttatcagcacaagtgaatttaaataattctaactaaaaattatatatgggccacaacttttccaattggaattgtccactaactgtatattttataccactttggatctaattatcaattttattttatttttttcaaaaagtcGATATTTCAACAACTCcaatcttataaataatattttttttgaaatgtaaaaataggcttttatagatctataagttaatttttcaaaatatatatcttttaatattttaattagttttttatattttatattttatatttattgaaaATAGGTCATCGGgaataaaatataaggttgattatcttgtaaaagaaaattactaaaatttatttaaaaattttgaaaaaaaaattgacgcACTAGAGAAacgagtctatgtcaagatgatatattttttttctaatgtgtataaataaaaaaaatttatattagaTATCGAGAGTCCAAAAAgtaggagagtttatacaaaactaAAGATCGGGGGGCAGGGCCTCACCCGCCATCCTGAGCATCCAGAGACAGGGATATATACAATTATCTCATTACCCAAAAGAAGGGGACATAGCAGAGTAAATCGTTATTGGAGAACCTCATCGTGGTCCTCCAACCACATGATCCAGCCTTGTTCTCCTTCCATCCAAGCCACCTTCTTTCTTGCTAGGATTTGGGAGCACATCTCTATCCTGTTAAAGGGAGGAGGCCTGCTGTCCTATAGATCTTTTATCAGCTTCTTCACTGCCTCATCAAAGGAAGTCTGGTTTTCTGCAATCCTAGCCCATTCATAACCGTCTTGCATCTCATAAACGAACATGGTCGCACTGCCATCCTTCAAGAACCGCAATAGCTTGTTTCTCTTGAGGTTCATCAAGAAGCAGACCTACACagcaattttgtaatgtgtgagtttttaaaaaaactcagtacgttcccttgtaataccttggaacttctcctcatttctaagtttccaaataagCCAAAGAATGTAAGAAGAGAGAATTTGCCAAACTAGATTAGAATCCTTCCTTAGTCCATGAATAAAACCAGTaactgggtcagtgcaagaagatgagtccactttttggccaaaaagtggaagtgttttccctgttttccagattttgtctcacttgagcttaaattttgaaacacttcgagattgaatcttggaaaaagtcagcaaaataaaagatagctctctaagtgtacttttcaaatatgtaatttattttaatacccacataataaaaaataactttttgaatggagttctaaaaactatgttttaaaaatgcctgtttcaggaccataccatgcatgtgtacgacccacactttttgacacaattaaaattattttctcaaaccgttttgggaaatggtttgtaacacactgaagattgatgagcatatttttctgtatttttttttcaaatatattttttttaattaattttttaatggccgtaattatctttttaaaaatttgacgtgtacgacccacataatttgacataaacttagcattttttgaattttttttttttaaattgaaaaaaaaaaatttagattgatgacatataatttttttttcaaaattcattaaaataaaaaagttattaaattaagaaaactagttaatatttcaaatttatggacctgatttagtataaattaaatgaaaaatagttaaaataatcaatttttaaattaatttacatatttagaatctagacagtataatctgaaatgggtttcaatttcgtataaaaattctctgattaaaagcacgtaaactatttcatttcatcatatttgtgctttcattcatggagctttgaatttgcaggttcatgtctcaggtgtggccatcccaggcctatcccaggcctaatcctgaggcaagtggcggattgtgaattcaaattttgcataatgggcccccgttttataaacgggggcccgtttcattttttgcccgttggatttaacaacggccccccatttctaaataactgttactgtaaaaaaaagatagattgcatcgatttaccacactatcattgaaatccgtactgacaaagattttttacatcatttggcagtactttttaatattttttacacgattttttgaagaactcagtaaaaagatattattttttgaagacgagtttgtaaaaatgggttctaagcaacatcaaaagaaaaaaaagaggacaatgacagtggacgaaattcaagcacaaagagagaaggaggcaaaacgccaaagagatcgaagatcacaacaacgacaattgaataacacttctgaagtatctagttcagtgcccgttgtagatgagaccattgaagacatcatgatggatgcaagaaatgtagaatcacacacgggtatgactgttgatgcaaatgttgatgtggatgcgaatcctagtatgtttttaaatcctgatgactatgatgccaatcaaattgctgatttaaatgaagctggatataaatttcatacaccaatacgaaaagaaataaaaattgaaaatattacaccaccctctctgaaagaaaatgaatgtaatttgtttactattgatagcatagtgctagataatcttaatgggttagtttcttggagacaaatcagaacacatgcaaacaaattatataaacaatttttctataataaaaagttaggattccaatgtcaattaatgctacaattaataaaaatgttaaaaatgcgtaaagtcatgaaaaaaataggtatttatgcaaaaccaaaaagaaaagatgaatcatataagcaagttgtatctactgttgccagtgccatcgattctataggaaaaacaagtcgatctaaagataaggaTGCAGCacatagagttataacgactgctatagttgacaaaatgattgttagtaaaagaatgttaagtgatataagtggctatttgaacttacatcgtagaaccttgtcaagagcagccaaaagaagagacacaattgaaattgatccactaaaccattgttggagttttagtggtagacttcaaaggtcggacatgaaattaaatgatgaaactaaacaattaattgcaaaattttggcatgataacactagagtttcatcaaatgctagagatgttttaaaattAAGGGTGcgatcaaaaatttgtgatcctcatccaaaacatcttcttgacatgactcaaattgaattctttaaaaaatttagcacatgaggagttcatgatccgagaaatttttgaggaaaaggtcttcttaggggcatatacaccaagatgttgtaaaaaaaggtagccaaatgaccaaaaaaagataaacacgagtgcgttattgggaaattcatttaacgcatttgaggtcttttttgtagtgattttttcttacactatcctaggcttgtttacactattctaggttcattaggattgtcctataatcattaggactatcctaggttcattaggattgtcccaagttcattatggctttcttaggctcattaggactttcttaggttcattaaggctgccctacattcattaggatcatttgaggctcattgggactatcatatgttcattgtgattgtcctaggttcattaatttaattcgtgtgttcattaggactatctcacattctcaaatagcttcaactaatatcttaaattaactatttaaaaaaaaaatagctccttaacaatttaatattatatacaatcgaatatgatttcaacttcaaaccttgtgcaccttttaaaaccaaaagatgttgttaaaaccattcttctaatattagcttaatcataacataatctaataaatcttcctcaaaatatctaccaacttcaaatcatatatcaaatcttttataatataaattacattctagatataccaatatacttctaaagatattcaaaatacttcttgggaattatatttttcaaatctttcggatgtatatataattagcaccccatttaaaaaactcattatcaatcaacattataaatcaagaatattttttattttgtattaatgaattatatatttggcatattagcttcctttatgaacctatgtaaaccaaactccaattttagtaacttatctagctttgctctaaaattgtgtccataattgatccttttataccatcacatgacataataggaccataataggacctttatgccatgacatggcataaacctaaccctaaactttcatatctaaaatttgaagagtaatgttaattacttttaaggttatactaatttagtggtaacttttgtattgcctaatgaggattaagaacaatttaggtacatatgttcagttttatttcaatttcattttcgaacgtttttgtttttgtttccatttcatttttggttttttgtttgtgtgtcgatttcattttgtt from Cryptomeria japonica chromosome 3, Sugi_1.0, whole genome shotgun sequence harbors:
- the LOC131027328 gene encoding L-ascorbate peroxidase 2, cytosolic isoform X2 — its product is MFSQMMAFVYPEVPQDYKLAVENCRRKLRGLIQEQHCAPLILRLAWHSAGTYDIQSKTGGPFGTIRNKGELSHAANAGLDNAVKLLEPIKEQFPSISYADFYQLAGVVAVEVTGGPSIPFHPGRVDQYESPEEGRLPKATGGLDHLRIVFQRMGLDDKDIVALSGAHTLGRCHRERSGYEGSWTKNPLIFDNSYFKWKCGKWGRVLCGICI
- the LOC131027328 gene encoding L-ascorbate peroxidase 2, cytosolic isoform X1, producing MFSQMMAFVYPEVPQDYKLAVENCRRKLRGLIQEQHCAPLILRLAWHSAGTYDIQSKTGGPFGTIRNKGELSHAANAGLDNAVKLLEPIKEQFPSISYADFYQLAGVVAVEVTGGPSIPFHPGRVDQYESPEEGRLPKATGGLDHLRIVFQRMGLDDKDIVALSGAHTLGRCHRERSGYEGSWTKNPLIFDNSYFKELITSQSKELIQLPSDKALLQDPIFSKYVHLYAKDENAFFTDYAVAHLKLSELGWKCGKWGRVLCGICI